The following proteins are encoded in a genomic region of Primulina huaijiensis isolate GDHJ02 chromosome 3, ASM1229523v2, whole genome shotgun sequence:
- the LOC140973292 gene encoding sulfite exporter TauE/SafE family protein 3-like, giving the protein MAVVGAEFKKPLKGIALIVIGAIVLACGVVSADEGLKQGIARNDGSVENSESGYLTKTISPLLRYVETLFEHVWPNMEFGWRIVVGTLVGFFGAVLGSVGGVGGGGIFVPMFILIIGFDPKSSTALSKCMIMGVAISTVYYNLKLRHPTLDLPLIDYDAALLFQPMLVLGISIGVFFNVIFAEWIVMTVLIILFVGTSTKAFFKGIETWKMESIIKEAARHRTSNYDEVPYERVPEGPTDETRMRVNEFKPLEVSAINNVCWKEFSILFLVWVIILLLHIAKDLTATCSVAYWIVTLLQIPVAVVASGYEAVCLYKGWRVMGYKGEAQNIWTISQLIFCCFCGVLAGIVGGLLGLGGGFILGPLLLELGIPPQVSSATASFAMAFSSSMSVIQYYILRRFPTSSALYFIVVAMIAALVGQHVVRKLISLFGRASIIIFILAFTIFVSAISLGGVGISNIIGKAEGKEYVWFYDICEYEA; this is encoded by the exons ATGGCTGTGGTTGGAGCAGAATTTAAGAAGCCATTGAAAGGAATTGCTTTGATCGTGATTGGTGCAATTGTCTTAGCTTGTGGGGTTGTTTCTGCAGACGAGGGTTTGAAGCAGGGTATTGCAAGAAATGATGGGAGTGTGGAAAATTCTGAATCTGGTTACTTAACGAAAACAATCAGCCCGTTGCTGCGTTATGTTGAAACACTTTTCGAACATGTTTGGCCT AACATGGAATTTGGCTGGAGAATTGTAGTAGGTACACTTGTTGGATTCTTTGGTGCTGTTCTTGGGAGTGTAGGAGGCGTTGGTGGAGGTGGCATTTTTGTCCCGATGTTCATTTTAATAATTGGATTTGATCCAAAGTCATCAACAGCTCTATCAAAAT GTATGATAATGGGTGTGGCAATTTCTACTGTTTATTACAATCTGAAGCTCCGTCATCCTACACTCGACCTTCCACTGATAGATTATGATGCTGCTCTTCTTTTCCAACCTATGCTAGTTCTTGGGATCAGTATTGGAGTTTTCTTCAATGTGATTTTTGCGGAATGGATTGTTATGACAGTGTTGATAATTCTATTTGTAG GTACTTCAACTAAGGCATTCTTCAAGGGCATTGAAACCTGGAAAATGGAGAGCATAATAAAG GAAGCTGCCAGACACAGGACTTCTAATT ATGATGAAGTTCCATATGAACGTGTACCTGAGGGCCCAACTGATGAAACTCGTATgcgagtcaatgaattcaagccACTGGAG GTCTCAGCCATAAACAATGTTTGCTGGAAGGAGTTCAGCATTCTTTTTCTAGTGTGGGTCATCATTCTCCTACTCCATATTGCCAAG GATTTAACGGCCACATGTTCGGTAGCATACTGGATAGTCACCCTCCTGCAg ATTCCGGTAGCTGTTGTAGCCTCTGGATATGAGGCAGTTTGCTTATACAAGGGCTGGAGGGTGATGGGATATAAGGGGGAGGCACAAAATATTTGGACAATATCCCAGTTGATTTTTTGTTGTTTCTGTGGGGTTTTGGCTGGTATAGTAGGCGGGCTGCTTGGGCTTGGTGGAGGATTTATTCTAGGGCCATTGCTTCTTGAACTAGGAATTCCACCCCAG GTCTCGAGTGCCACAGCCTCATTCGCGATGGCATTTTCTTCATCCATGTCCGTAATACAATATTATATCTTGAGGCGATTTCCCACATCAAGTG CTCTTTATTTTATTGTGGTGGCTATGATTGCTGCATTGGTAGGGCAACATGTTGTGCGAAAGTTGATCAGCCTATTTGGGAGAGCATCAATAATCATCTTCATTTTGGCCTTCACAATCTTTGTGAGCGCAATATCGCTAG GTGGGGTTGGCATATCAAATATAATTGGGAAGGCAGAAGGAAAAGAGTATGTGTGGTTTTACGACATATGTGAATATGAGGCTTAG